gtgtgtgttggatctCCGACACGATGACCTCACCGGACACCTGCTTGTCTCCGCGCCATCGGTCAGCGACATCGAGCCGGGCGGCGAGCGCACCGAGCACCGCCATGCCCACGCTGTGTCGGGTTCCCTCCATCCCCGGGTTGCCCAGTCCcaccacctgacacacacacagacacacacacacacacacagacacacacacacacagacacacacacacagttctttaATGGAACAAACACATCGTCCTGATGCTGCAAATATTCACCACATCTCAGAACATAGATTAATCCACTTATGAAAATAGTCCCCAGCTAGTGAACATGTTTAGGAAgtgttatattttttaattacacaacgtttgtttgatgttttcaggATGAAATCATCAGTGGGAACCAATGGGCTTCAAGCTGAGAGATGAGGCTGGTTAAAGGAACATTGAGGATTTTGCTTCTACAAAGCTCGTTCACTCTCACAGAAAAATCCAGAGGAGCTTTGTATTTCACCGGAGGCGTCAGAAAGTtacacacttatacacacacatcaacacagacacacacacacacacaaacaaacaaacaaagatacaGATGCTGCCTGGTACTGATGGGACTGATCCACTGAGCACCACAGAGCACATTGTGTTGGACTCTGACTGACACACTGCACACATTGTGGTCTTTACGCTAAGccttcagaaaacacacaattgtCATTATGGTGCCACATAAATACATGTAAGCATgacgcacacacaaagctgCTCTGTGTTTCACAAGGCGCTTGTGTGACGGAACTCTTTGGCCAAACTGGGGCTGTTTCACACTCACAATTAAAAAGGTCACGACTACTTATAtctcacatttaaaacaactgaGGTtaagtgtttgaatgtgtgtgtgtgtgtgtgtgtgtgtgtgtgattgtcctGTGGATCAATTCTGAATTCCACTGGGAGCTCGTCTGAGTTTCATGTTGTTTGTTATAACAGTAGAAAGTGCAGCAGCTGCATTCAGGAGCATGTCTCATCTGGAACACGTCCTCACAGCTACAGTACAATCTGTCTGAGAccagataaaaacatgtttctagATAAACATGTTAAATATAGAAACGACCCTTGAACCGTTTCTCATAATGACTCAAACATGTTCATCAGAACTAAGAGAATATCTGTAAACCACAGGATGTGAGCTGtggaaatagaaaaacacaaagtctaTTCCACGATCTATAGATTTAAAGTTTAGAGAGTCACGTTAGACACGGAGGAAATATTCATTAATATCTAAATCAACTTGACACATGTGTGTATGACAGTGAAAAGAAACTGAGACCAAGGTGAGAACAGACATGAAACTCCAGCAGAAaactgtgatgaagatgaagtgatATTATTACAGTACAGTACTTAACAGATGAAGATGTGAATTGAGGAACCATTcatatgatgaagatgaagatgatgtgaTATTATTATTGAACGGtaacagatgaagatgaagtgatATAATTATTGTTCATTAACAGATGAAGATGTGAAGTGAGGAACCACTCATATGATGAAGATGAATTGATATTATTATGTACAGtaacagatgaagatgaagtgatATTAATACTGTTCATTATGtaacagatgaagatgaagtgatATTATTGTACAGtaacagatgaagatgaagtgatGGTATTACTGTACAGTACTTAACAGATGAAGATGAGAAGTGAGGAACCACTCATataatgaagatgaagatgaagtgatATTATTATGTACAGTAACAGATGAAGATGaattgatattattattgtaCAGTCACAGATGAATGTTTCCCACTCACCAGCTTCCTGCGGCCGTGTGAGTGGATCTCCGCCTCAGGGACCATCACAGGTGAGAAGGACTCGTTCAGCAGGACTCGGTTCAGAACTCGGGTTAGAAGTCGACGCATCGTGACAAAGGTCAGAAACTCGTTGATCAGAGGAGACACGAAGCGACGGAAACGGTTCCACGCGTCGATGAGATTCATTCGGCCAGAGATCGGCTTCTCTCCTCGGGTCCAGTTCCgcttgtttttaatattcacaGCGACGACTCTGACATTTTGAACCAGAATCCAACGAGCATGGATCCTGTCAATCAGCTGGTTTCTCTATGGAGTTCGTTTCTATACAAACCGAATATCAGGTTAAATTAAACTGTATTCAAATTAACGTTGTATTGAAACTGTCGCTTTAATACAAACTTCTTCTCCTCAGAGatattttaaaaactttaaacacTGTTTTCACGTGTTAGCTGTGAAGGTGATGTTAGCTTcctggctaacgttagcttccTGTAGCTTGTTGCTAACTCATAACGGGTTGACACCGGATTGAAATACTCCCTGAACCTGGTGAGAGAAACAGAccaggagagaaaaacacataaacCGGATCAAAGGataattaatgttttaaaaaccATCTCATCTCAGACATGAGGCAACATTAGCTTATTAGCTTGTTAGCTTGATGACGTGAGCTGCATCACAGCAGTCAACGAAAAGTAACAAGACAATATGAGCCGAGACTACACCGCCATCTAGCGGCGAGACCGAGACCTGCACCTTTACACTCAACAGGTGCAGAGTCAAAAGTGATAAAAAGTTCATAACTGTTGTTcattaaaattataataactcatgtaaatgtttaatatatttaaaatgtctgcaGTTACTCATGAGGAGTTATCTTAATGAATCTGTGGCAGTTAACTGTCTCTAAGTTTGTCTTCATGTTGTCGCTCGTTTCTCTTCTGTTCTCTAATGGGATTGTTTCATTGTTTGCAGGTTTTCATTGTGTGAATAATGAATCTTACTTTGATTCAtgtcaataaaataaagatcGAAAAATATGATCAAGTAAAAAACATGGTTTAAATTGTCTCTATTTATTTTTCGCTGAAAATTCTTTGTTTCACATTCACAGTAttcattaatgtttttataatttctcTAACACCGTCTCAAATGTTGAGTATTGTTAAAGAACATTTTCCTCaaatctaaaaaagaaaaattgtgtgaaaaataacaaaacaaactgaagaCAGAGAACTTCTTATTTTGGACGTTTTTTATTCAGAAAACAgagtttttctcagttttttatttttgtgaatcACGTGGATCAGACGGATCCTCAGTCCTGAGCCGAGGGGCAGGGGTCGGCTTCAGGCACCGGCTGGCACCGCTCCACCACCGCGTTGATCTCACCGACGTTCACGTCGCTGTAGGTGCCCGTCATGTACGTCCAGCGGGTCTCTCCCTGGAGGTTGGTCCGGCTCAGCCTGCCGGTGAAGGGGAGGTCAGCGGTCATCTTGCGTCCCTCCATCCTCACAGTGCAGGAGTGGTTGGGTGggaccagcagctccacagagaCCGAGTGGCTGATGGTCTCCACCGTGGTGGTTCCCTCGGAGAAGGTCACCGTCTGCTCCTTGGTGAAGTCCACCGTCCCCGGGCTGATGATGGGCACTTTGGCCTTCATGGTTGAGACGGAGCTGTTGCGGGTTTGCCTCCCGATGTCCCAGCTCTTCTCCACCGTGCTGGTCTTCTCCAGGTGCACCACCTTCACCACGTCCCTGCACTCCAGGTTGGTGACCTTGGCGAGCTTCAGGGCCTCGGGGGGTTGGTGGAACAGCTCCATCTTGTCGACGGCGTACTCCACGTGGGAGATGTGCTGGCTGTAGACCTCCCTGTCGATGGCCAGGACCTGGTAGGACTTGTACCAGTACTCGTCGCCCTCCCAGGGGAGGAAGAAGGCCTCGTGTTGGGTCACCACTTTGCCAAGTCCGTACTTGTTCTTCCCCACGTAGATGTCTGAGCTGGGGCAAGTTCTCACTGAAAACGTGGGGACGGATCCGTACGAGTCTTCAACCCAGTGCAGGAACTCAAAGTGGTCGACGTTGACCAGCATGTCGAACCTGGAGGATGAATACTCGCTGTCGGCGTAGGGGTACTGGCAGAAGCCTCCCAGGCTGGGGGTGTAGAAACCGGCCTCGCAGTTCACTTTGCAAATGTAGTCGGTGCGTTCGGTGTAGCCGTTGAAGATGGCCACGGCACCGTTGGGGACGGAGCCGTTCCACGTGACCCACTTGAGGTTGACGTGTTCGTCGAACATGGGGAAGGAGTGAGGGCTGGTCTCAGCTTCGGGGAAGTCTCTAACGTACGGAGGGTTGATGACTTCACGAGAAGGAACAACATCTTCCTTTTCGGGGCTAAGCCACAGCTCTACAGGACaagacagagaaaatgactCTGGGTCTGAAGGTATAGATTTAAAAGATATCTATAATTCTGACTACGATGTGACTCACTGGGTTTGTCTTGTCCGTCCTGCAGCCGGGAGACGTAGAGCTGCGGGTCGGACTGCAGCGCcgggctgcagagctgcagcaccGTCAGGACGACCACCACACACCAACTCATCTGGATcaacaaccaaaacaaacatcACACTGAACCATTAACTGATGTCAAAGAGGGTTTGTTCCCACTCACGTCTtctcctggttaaataaagaaacaatatGAAACCAGGCGCTGGTGAAACAATGATTCTATTCGTTTGAACGATGGTTTGAGATTTTTGGCTCAAaactttaatgtttaatgacTAAACATCAACTTTCCCTTTTATTTATCCACTAGAATAATTTACTCCACACAAACATagtgataaaataaacaatgtgcaATGTTACTATTTGTAGAATataactgaatatatatacTCATCTGCTTTAATACCATGGACTATTTATTGCTTGGgtttaaatcaataaattatGTGTTTACTTATCTGCAGGTTTTATTATCTTTACTACTGAGACATACAAAATATGATATAGTGTAACGctcctttaaaaacattttgtgtttaaaGATGTTGAAGATCTTTTAGACACTTTGTGTCAAAGAATCTGACAACTTAAATTTACCGAAACATGTTCTTTGGTCCCTTCCTAAAAAGAACTTTACAGAAGTACAGACAAAGTACAGGTCCCTACATGCAGAGTAAAGAAAGTGGATACATGCATAAACCAGAAATTATTATTGTAAAAACAGTTGAAATAAATCTGCAGCATTTTCTTCAGATGAACTGTTTTGATCAGCTTATTGATCGATGATCAGTTTGACAGAGATTTGTCATTAATCATGAGAAGGAGTGAGAGGATCAGTTTTTACCTGGACAGGTTCCTGAGGCAGTGACGCCGGCTCAGTGTGAACTcaggtttaaaaacacatctcagGCTTATCACCCccccgaccataaaacagcagCGCGAGCAGCTTCCATGACCCAGAGCTTCATCCTGatagtgtttgtgttgatgagcAGAGACACCTCTGACATTACTTTACTTTAAAACTCCTTCAAGGACCGagtgtgtttgatttatttcataACGTGTAAATAAAGaaggacgacatgacagctcagtAAAAGGAGAATCTccatcgcctcctggtggctcctcCATAATTCATAAACCCCACGTTAGTGGATGGGGCATTGACCACACCCAAAACTTAGCTCTTATCACAGTCTTCAttacttccaccaaggaggttatgttttcaccccgctccgcttctttgtttgtttgtttgtttgtttgtttgtttgtttgtgagcaagatcgTCTAAAAACAACTGGACGGATTTTCACCTAAGTGTTGAGTCATTAGActttggagcagatccaggaacttgtttctctttgtaagagaataattcatggatcttgatgaaatcagTCACATTAAGAAGCGGAGGATCATGAGTGAGTCtaatctgctgcagctggattcAGCATCAGTTCTTTTGAGGTTATGAAAAAGGGGTAAAACGTCctgattggcagctgagacgTCTCCTTCCCCTGGTTGATCTTGTGCAGGACATTTTGGAttcatagtgggaggaagtgatgtccatctttattaagaTCATCCTGTCCCAAGTCTGTATGAAGTAGAAGCTCGTGTGTTGCGTGACTTCCATTGAGCCCTTCAGGCTGCTTGACCTTGACCAGGATCCACCTGGGCTCCCGGAGCGTAGACACAGTATTAATGGTGATAACAGGATTCTTTATTGATCCCTGTTCTGCCTCCGACTCTTTTATGAGACCGTTAAAAGTGCTTCATAAATTAGTTATCCTGGATTTAACGTCCTGTATCTATCGGGGATCCGCTGATCGCACGATGTCCAAAGTGCTGCGGCGCTCTTTCTCCATCGATGCCAGATACTGTACGTTCAGATAAGCTCAGACTGGGAACACCGCGATTACCATCTCCTGTAATGGTGGCTCATTGATTAAGAAGGTCCATGTTGCGTCATGTCTCCGGCTGCCAAGATTAAACCAGTTCTCCCATCACGGCCGTATCGGTGGAAATCGCTGATGTCACGATCGACTGCATGCGTCCTTGAGACAAAAGTTATAAACAAAGTTattatcaatttatttattaatgttcGAAGGAGGACTGTGAGGAACCAGTGTGAGAGGTTTGATCTGAGGGTCAGTGATTCTAATTCACTGGTGGTACACAGATTCAaaccagtgactgtatataaagatgatcagtcaCTTTATatatagatgatcagtgactgtatataaagatgatcagtgactgtatataaagatgatcagtgactgtatataaagagaatcagtgactgtatataaagatgatcagtgactgtatataaagatgatcagtgactgtatataaagatgatcagtgactgtatatgaagatgattagtgactgtatataaatatgatcagtgactgtatataaagagaatcagtgactgaatataaagaggatcagtgactgtatataaagaggatcagtgactgtatataaagatgattagtgactgtatataaagatgatcagtgactgtatataaagatgatcagtgactgtatataaagatgatcagtgactgtatataaagatgatcagtgactgtatataaagatgattagtgactgtatataaagatgatcagtgactgaatataaagatgattagtgactgtatataaagatgatcagtgactgtatataaagatgatcagtgactgtatatatagatgattagtgactgtatataaagatgatcagtgactctATGGTCCAAATGTTTCAATGTGAAGTAACAGAACTGGTTtacttattattaataatttaatagtTACTGTTTATCTGTATAACAAATAAATCTCAGATTAATGTTGTAGACAAAAATAGAATATTGTTTTTCTGCATTGTAGTTCAGGAATAGATGGAATAATCAGTCAAAGCTGTTGAATCAGTGAatgttatatgtatttatattatatgttgTATTTTTGTACTTTGTTTAGTGCTGGTAAAGAGTTTGTGGAAACAAAGGAGGAGGTTTtgatttggtggatttgtttttattgagacACTTTATTCGTTttgaacacaacaaacagcagaTGTTGATTCTCTCATCACGGGCACGGCTTGGCATCGACCACCGGTTCACAGCGGTCCACCACCGCCCGCACCTCTCCGATCTGGACCCCGTCGTACGTCCCGGTGATGGACGTCCACTGCGTCTCTCCGCTGCGGTAGGTGCGGCTGAGCCGAGCCGTGTAGGGGATATCGGCCTTCATCTTGCGACCCTCCATGCGGACTCTGCAGGAGTGGTTCGGTGGAACCGTGAGCTCCACCGACACCGAGTGGCTGAGCGACTCCACCACGCTGGTTCCCTTGTTGAACGTCAGCGTCTTCTCGCCGCCGAGTTCGATGCCCCCGGAGCCGATGAACGGGATGTTGGCGGTGATGCTGCCTGTGATGCCGAGCATGGTGGATCGGCC
The genomic region above belongs to Pleuronectes platessa chromosome 4, fPlePla1.1, whole genome shotgun sequence and contains:
- the LOC128437760 gene encoding natterin-3-like, which produces MSWCVVVVLTVLQLCSPALQSDPQLYVSRLQDGQDKPKLWLSPEKEDVVPSREVINPPYVRDFPEAETSPHSFPMFDEHVNLKWVTWNGSVPNGAVAIFNGYTERTDYICKVNCEAGFYTPSLGGFCQYPYADSEYSSSRFDMLVNVDHFEFLHWVEDSYGSVPTFSVRTCPSSDIYVGKNKYGLGKVVTQHEAFFLPWEGDEYWYKSYQVLAIDREVYSQHISHVEYAVDKMELFHQPPEALKLAKVTNLECRDVVKVVHLEKTSTVEKSWDIGRQTRNSSVSTMKAKVPIISPGTVDFTKEQTVTFSEGTTTVETISHSVSVELLVPPNHSCTVRMEGRKMTADLPFTGRLSRTNLQGETRWTYMTGTYSDVNVGEINAVVERCQPVPEADPCPSAQD